Part of the Catenulispora sp. MAP5-51 genome is shown below.
CGCTGGCGCCGCACCTTGTGCTGGACGGCCTGGCCCTCGCGGCGGCGGCGGTCGGCGCCGATCGGGCCTTTCTGACTGTGGAAGCCGGGCACGGCTTGGGCCGGTATCTGACCGAGGTGAGCCGGCAGCGGCCCGCGCCGACGGTGCCGGTCACGATCGTCGAGGTGCCGCAGCGCTTCCTGTCGGGGCAGGAAACCGCACTGGTGTCGTTCCTGGACGGAGGAGCGGCCCGGCCCCGGTTCCAGATCCGGCCGGTGTACGAGCACGGCGTCGGCGGCGCACCCACGCTGGTGCAGAACGTTGAGACGCTGGCGCATCTGGCCCTGATCGCCCGCCACGGCCCGGGATGGTACCGAGCCGGCGCGGCCACGTCGCTGTTCACGGTGCGGCACGCGGACGGCACGCCGACCGTGGTCGAAGCCATGCCGAGCACGCCGGTGCGGCAGTTGGTGAATACGGATACGGATACGGTTCCGCATCCGGGCAGCAGCCAGGCAGTCCTGATCGGCGGGTACCACGGCACCTGGCTGCCCTGGGCCGATGCGGCATCATCGAGCCTTGAGACGCTGGGCGTCCCCCTGGGAGCAGGGATGCTGGCGGTCCTCCCCCACGACCGCTGCGGTCTGATCGAAACCGCCTCGATCCTGCGCTACCCGGCCCTGGAATCGGCCGGCCAGTGCGGACCGTGCCTGAATGGCTTGCCGCGCATGGCATCGGCCTTCGCCGAGTTGGCCCATCCGACGCCGCGCACCGACTTCCGCCAGATCCACACGGACCTGTCGCGCTGGGCCGGCCTGATCACCGGGCGCGGCGCGTGCCGCCACCCCGACGGCTCGGCGCGGCTGGCTCACAGTGCCCTGACCACGTTCGCGCGGGAAGCCGACGCCCACGCCCGGGGCCGCTGCACCGCACCCGGGCGACCGCCGATGCTGCCCGTTGGGAAATGAGAGGCCTGACATGACCGAAGCACCCCGGCCGCCGCGCGCGGCCGTCGACTGGACCACCTGCCGGGGTTACGGCGGTTGCGCCGACCTCCTCCCGGAAGTCATCACCCTCGACGAGTGGGGCTACCCGATCATCGGCGACCGGCCGATCCCGCCCGAAGCCCAGCGTCGGGCCCGCAGAGCCGTCAACGAATGCCCCGCGCTCGCTCTTCTGCTTCGAAACTGACCGCCGATCACGCCGCAGCAACGCTCCGCCGAACGGGCGGACGATGAACCCGACGGCCACCAGCGCCAGAGGTGATCGTGCCGGAGGTGGACATACCGTAGTCGAACCACTCCATGGCGTTGCCAACACCTCCCGGTGCCGGCGCGCCCCGGGGCAAACAGGCCAATTTTCCTTGAATTTCCCCGATACCGCCGTGATAGAGATCCGGATTTCGGGGTAGCCGGGGCCCATGGACACTCAGAACGCGACGAAGGGCCTATTCCGCACCAAAAGTATTGAAGAGACCCTCAAGGACACGGACGACTCCGAGCGCAGCCTCAAACGCGCGCTGTCGGCGTTCGACCTGACCGTCTACGGCATCGGTGTGATCATCGGTACCGGGATCTTCGTACTGACCGGAACAGCCGCCAAGGACTACGCCGGACCCTCCGTCGCGCTGTCCTTCGCCGCCGCGGGGCTCGTATGCGCCCTGGCGGCCCTGTGTTATGCCGAGTTCGCCTCGACGGTCCCGGTCGCGGGATCGGCGTACACCTTCTCCTACTCCTCGCTCGGGGAGTTCCCGGCCTGGCTGATCGGCTGGGACCTGATCCTGGAACTCGCGCTCGGCGCGGCGGTGGTCGCGGTCGGCTGGTCCGGCTACATCCAGACGCTGCTGGGCGACATCGGCATCCACATCCCGAGCGCCATCGGCGGCGGCACCGACCAGCACTGGGGGCTGAACATCCCGGCCGCGGTGCTGGTGCTGGCCGTGACCGCGCTGCTGGTCGCCGGGGTCAAGGAGTCGGCCCGGGTCACCGCCGTGATCGTCACGATCAAGGTGGCGGTGGTGCTGATGGTGATCATCGCCGGCCTGTTCTTCATCAAGAGCTCGAACTACCACCCCTTCATCCCGCCGACCTCCAAGACGGGCGGCACCGCGAGCGGCGGCTCGGCGCCGCTGATCCAGCATCTGGGCTTCGCGCCGGGTTCCTTCGGCGTGATGGGCATCTTCAGCGCCGCGGCCGTCGTGTTCTTCGCCTTCATCGGGTTCGACGTCGTGGCCACCGCCGCCGAGGAAGTGAAGAAGCCGCAGCGCGACCTGCCGCGCGGCATCCTGGCCTCGCTGGCGGTGTGCACGGTGCTTTACGTGGCAGTGACGCTGGTCGTGACCGGCATGCAGAAGTACACGATGCTCTCGGAGAAGGCCCCGCTGGCCGACGCCTTCAACGCCACCGGCGCGCACTGGCTCAGCGGCTTCATCAGCGCCGGCGCGGTCCTGGGTCTGACCTCGGTCACCTTGCTGCTGCTCATGGGCCAGTCCCGGGTGTTCTTCGCCATGAGCCGCGACGGCCTGCTGCCCCAGACCTTCTCCAAGGTCCACCCCCGGTTCAAGACGCCGTACCGCTCGACCATCCTGCTGGGCGGGGTCGTCGCCTGCTTCGCCGCCGTCATCCCGCTCAAGGCGCTGGCCGAGCTGGTGAACATCGGCACCCTGGCGGCCTTCATCCTGGTCTCGCTGGGTGTCATCATCCTGCGACGCACGCGCCCGGACCTGCCGCGCGCCTTCCGCACCCCGGCGGTGCCCTACGTCCCGATCGCGGCGATCCTGGCCTGCCTGTGGCTGATGCTCAACCTGCCGGTGGACACCTGGATCCGGTTCGGCGTGTGGATGGTGGTCGGACTGTTCGTGTACTTCGGCTACAGTCGCCGGCACGCCGTCCGGGCCGTCGAGGTACGGGAGACGGAGGCGGTGAAGTAGAGCGGGGCAGACATCAGGGTTCTTCGTCACCTCACCGGACGCGCCCGGCGGGCCATTGCCCGCCAAGCGCGTCCGGCGCTTGTTCCGTAGGGTGAAATACCGCTTAGTCCCCAGTTTCGATCCGAGCAGAACGGTCAAGTCGAAAGTGTTGGAGGTGACAACACATGGAAATCGACCGGGACGGCCACGGCGCGGACCAGCGCGCGGCCGTACGCAGCGCGGAACAGGCGGTGGGCGACGCCTGGATCGGGCAGCTTCTGGTGGCCGAATACGAAGCACACATCTCCGTGGACGTCTGCACGCGAGCCCGGCAACAGCTCGCCGACCGACTCCGCGTCGCGCAGCGGGTCGGCGACCCGCCGGCGATCGAGGAGACCGCACGCCAGCTGAAAAGGGCCGAACAGGCCTGCGCAGCCGCGCTGGACTCCTATTCCGAATCGCGCGACCTGCTGGCCGAGCAGCTGCAGAACTGGCTGTCCGCCACCCGGATGCGCTTCCGCGAGGCACAGGCCGATCGACGGGTCATCGGCTGGTGAGGCGCGGGCGCGACGGCGTCCGCGGTATCGCTTCCGAGCAGTGACTGTGGTCTTTGACTGTCGCTGTAGACCCCACCATCTGCCCACACCACCGCCGCCCCGCGAAAAGGCGTCACACCCGACCCGCGCCACCAGCGGATCCCGTGAACCATGCGCGAAGCCGTCAAGAAACGCCCGTGCCTGTCAGCCATAAACAAACCGCACCCGCCACCCCCACCCACGCATACGCCAGAGGCGCCCGATTCAGACATCGAGCCCTGAGAACCTCAGCTCTTGCTCCGACCGCCCAGGTGCTCGGCGATCCGGCCGCCGGCCAGGATCGTCGCGATCTGCCGTGGCGAGAGCCGGTGCCGGACGCCGAAGGTCGTGTTCCGCGAGAGGTTGCTGACCGTGAACTCGCCGTCGGCCAGGTGCCGGCTCAGTCCGTCGAGCTGAAGCTCGTCGCCGGGCTGGATGCCGTCGTAGTCGGCCGGGTCGGTGAACTCCAGGGGCAGCACGCCGAAGTTCACCAGGTTCGAGGCGTGGATCCGTGCGAACGACTTGGCGATCACGACGCGCAGCCCCAGGGAGCGGGGCGCCAGTGCCGCGTGCTCGCGCGAGGAGCCCTGGCCGTAGTTCTCGCCGCCGATCACGGCGTGGTCGCCGGTCTCGCGGGCCCGCTGCGGGTACGTCGGGTCCAGGCGGGTGAAGGAGAATTCGGCGAGCCTTTCGATGTCGCTGCGGAACGGCAGCGCCGCGGCGCCGGCCTGCAGGATCTCGTCGGTCGACACGTTGTCGCCGGCCTTGAGGACCACCGGGACGTCCAGGCGGTCCGGCAGCGGGTCCAGCTCCGGCAGCCTGCCGATGCTCTCGGCCTTGACCAGCTCGACCTCCGCGGCCAGGCCCGGCGGCAGCGGGTGTGCCAGCACCACGACGTCCACCGAGGAGGACTCCGGCAGCTGCACGTCAGGGTAGGCGAACCCCAACTCGCGCGGGTCGGTGATGCGTCCGGTCAGAGCGGCCGCGGCGGCTGTCTCCGGGGAGCACAGCCACACCTGGTCGTCGTCGGTCCCGGAGCGGCCCGGGAAGTTGCGCGGAAAGGTTCGCAGACTGTTGCGGCCCTTCGCAGGGGCCTGACCCATGCCGATGCAGCCCAGGCACCCGGTCTGGTGCAGGCGCGCGCCGGAGTGGATCAGGTCCAGGATGGCGCCGGACTTCGTCAGGTCGGCGAGGATCTCCCGCGAGGTCGGGTTGACGTCGAGCGAGACCTGGCGGTCGGCGCGGCGGTCGCGCAGGATCGCGGCGACCATGGCGAAGTCCCGCAGGCCCGGGTTGGCCGAGGAGCCCACCACCACCTGGTGCACCTCGGTGCCGGCGACCTCGCGCACCGCTACCACCGAGCCGGGCGAGCTGGGCTTGGCGATCAGCGGTTCGACGGTGGACAGGTCGATCTCGTCGGTGAGGTCGTACTGGGCGTCGGGGTCGGCGGCGAGTTCGACGTAGTCCGCCTCGCGGCCCTCGGCGCGCAGGAACTCCAGGACCCGGTCGTCGGAGGGGAAGACCGTCCCGGTCGCCCCGAGTTCGGCGCCCATGTTGGCGATGACGTGCCGGTCCATCGCCGACAGCGTCGCCACCCCGGGCCCGTGGTACTCGATGATCCGGTGCACCCCGCCCTTCACGCCGTGGCGGCGCAGCATCTCCAGCACCACGTCCTTGGCGCTGACCCAGTCCGGCAGCTCGCCGGTGAGCCGCACGCCCCAGATCCGGGGCATGGTCAGGTACAGCGGCTCCCCGGCCATGGCCAGCGCGACCTCCAGGCCGCCGACGCCGATGGCCAGCATGCCCAGCGAGCCGGCGGCGCAGGTGTGGGAGTCCGAGCCGATCAGCGATTTGCCGGGGATCCCGAAGCGCTGCATGTGCACCGGGTGCGACACGCCGCCGCCCGGCGGGGAGAACCACAGGCCGAAGCGTTGCGCCGCCGAGCGCAGGAACAGGTGGTCGGCCATGTTCCGCTCGTCGGTCTGCAACAGGTTGTGGTCGACGTACTGCACCGAGACCTCGGTGCGGACCCGGTTCAGCCCGAGGGCTTCCAGCTCCAGCATCACCAGGGTCCCGGTGGCGTCCTGGGTCAACGTCTGGTCCACGCGCAACGCGATCTCGGAACCCGGCGTCATGGCGCCGTCGGCGTCGGCGTCGGCGTCCACCAGATGTGCCTCGATCAGCTTGCGCGCCAAGTTCATTCCGGCCATTCCGGTCCGGTGCCCGGTGATCTGTGGCGCAAACCCCCGCCTTGAGGCGCATATCCCCCATAATCCCGGGTACGCGCGAGGCTCGACGGCACGCCGCCCCGTGGAACCGCGGCGCCGGACAGCCGTGCCGCGGCGAGGAGATCGCGATGAGCACCGAGCGCATCGTCGACGTCATGAGCCTGGCGCCGGTGACAGTGAAACCGACCGACAGCGTGGCCGAGGTGGCCGCGGTCATGCGGGAGCGGGACATCGGCGCGGTGCTGGTCGACGGCGGCGGGGACATGACCGGGGTGGTGACCGACCGCGACCTGGTGGTCCGGGTGCTGGCCGACGGCGGCAGCCCGGCCACCATGGTCAGCGCGGTCTGCACGATGCATCCGCTGTGCCTGCACCCGGAGGACGACGTCGACGCCGCGCTGGAGACCATGCGGGAGCACGCCGTGCTGCGCGTCCCGGTGGTCGACCACGGGGTGGCCGTCGGGGTGATCTCGCTGGGCGATCTGGCGCGGCTGCGGGATCCGGAGTCGGTGCTGGGCCGGATCAGTACCGCCGCGCCGAACCACTGAGCCGATCCGCTGAGCTGAACCGCTGAGCGCGCCCCGCCCCAGCGGGTTTCGATCCGCCGGAACCGGTCACCGGGCTAAGAATCCGCCGTATCGCGAAGAAGGGAGCCTTCATGGCCACGACGATCTCCGAGATCATGACCACCCCGGTCCAGTGCGTCGACGGCGACCAGCCGCTGGAGGAGGTCGCCCGGCTGATGCGCGACAAGGGCGTCGGCGCCGTCCCGGTCCGGGGCGCCGACGGCGAGTTGACCGGGATGCTGACCGACCGGGACATCGCCGTGCGCGGCGTGGCAGAGGGTATGGACCTGAGCCGGGTGGCGGCGTCCACGCTGGCGTCCAAGCCGCCGGTGTGCGTGCGCGCGTCCGATCCGGTCCTGGCGGCCCAGCGTGCCATGGCCGACCACCGGATCCGCCGGGTGCCGGTGGTCGACGGACCGCACCTGGTCGGCATCGTCAGCCAGTCCGACCTGGCCCGGGTGTTGCCGCCGGGGATCAGCGGCCTGGTCGAGCACGCGATCGTCCAGGACATCTGACCATGCAGCAGAGCCCTGTCGCGTCGGCGCCGGCGCCGACGCCCGCGCCCCCGAGCCCGAAGTCCGACCGGGAGCGGAGCTGGTTCGCCCGCGCGGCCTGCCGCCAGGCCGCGTGGCGGCTCTTCTTCGAGGCCGAGGGCGAGGGCGCCGCGCCGCGCGCCCGGCGGATCCGGGCCGCCAAGGCAGTGTGTGCGGAGTGCCCGGTGCGCCGCGAATGCCTGCTGTTCGCCTTGGCCAAGCAGGAGCGCTACGGGATCTGGGGCGGGTTCACCGCGCGCGAACGGGCCACCATCAAGCGACGGCGGCTCGCTCGGACGTCGCGGCGTGCCGATCGGCGGGGCCCTTAGCCTGCTGATCGCTTGGAGTCCGCCGCCCCGGCGGCCGTCTGCAGGCCCAGTCCCTCCCGCAGCTGCCCGAGGATCCTGGCCAGCAGCCGCGACACCTGCATCTGCGAGACCCCGATCTCGTCGCCGATCTCGGTCTGCGACATGGTGCGGAAGTAGCGCAGCAGCAGGATCCGCTTGTCCCGCTCGTCGAGCTCGGCCAGCAGCGGCTTGAGCGATTCGCGGTCGACGATCATGCCGTAGGCGGGGTCGTCGCCGCCGATCAGCTCGCCGAGGGTGGCGCCGTCGCCGTCGGACAGGCCGACCGGGATGTCCAGGGAGCCGGTGTTGTAGACCGCCGAGGCCTCCATCGCGTCGACGATCTCCTCGGTGGTGGCGTCCAGGTGCTCGGCCAGCTCGGCCGCGGTCGGGTCGCGTCCCAGCGTCTGCGCCAGGTGTTCGCGCGCCTGGCGCAGGGCCGCGGACAGCTCCTGCATCCGGCGCGGGACGTGGACGTCCCAGGTCGTGTCGCGGAAGTGGCGCTTGATCTCGCCGGCTATCACCGGCGTCGCGTAGGTCAGGAAGGTGGTGTGGTATTCCACGTCGTAACCGTCGACCGCCTTCACCAGGCCGACGTACGCCACCTGCTCCAGGTCCTCCGAGGCCTCGCCGCGGCGGCGGAAACGCCCGGCGACGTAGCGCGCGTAGGACATGTACTCGCCGATCACGAACTCCCGCAGCGCCGGCCGCTGAGGATCGGAGTGCGCGAGGGTACCCAGCCGGCGCAGCGCGGCCAGGGCCGCGGCGTACGCGCCGAGCCGATCGGGCCGTCCGTCGTGGACGCCGTCCTTGACCATGGCTCTCATCTGCCGCGGGTGCCGCGCCGCTTCTCGATCTCGACGCGCACCACGTCGCCGTCCTCTTCCCACGCCAGCGTGTCCACCAGCGCGGCCAGGATGTTCCAGCCCAGCCCCTCGGGGTCCGGCGGCGCCACGGCCACCGCCGAGGCGGACACCGTCACCCGCAGCAGGTCCCCGCGCACCTCGGCCCGGCACTCCAGGCCGCTGACGGCGGGGTCGGGGCCGCCGGCGACGAGCAGGTTGCACGCCTCGTCCACGGCCAGGCGCAGATCCCCGATCGCCCCCATGGTGAAGCCGAAACAGGCGCCGAGCTGGGCCACCGCGGACCGGACGAGCACAATGTAGTGCCTGTCCGCCGGCACGGCGAGCTGCACGGACGCGGCCTCGGGCACCGTGATCCGGCCGGTCCGGGCCACCTCGTTCAATCGGCGGACATTGTTCATATCTTTACGGGTGACCAGTTCCGGAACGATCAAACAGTGCGCCTCCGACAAGCGGGGGCGCACCGTTGTCCCGGGCATGATGCGGCTTCGGCCGACCGGGTGAGGCCGAGCGGCCGGCGTGACGGTGTCCGGTCCGAGGCAGCCGACGACGACTAAGGCATTTCCCGGCTCACAAAGTCTTGGCCACGGTCAGCACGAACGCGGCGTCCTCCACCGCCTCCACGCTGTGCCGGGCCTCCGGCACGATCAGCAGGTCGCCGGCCATGCCCTCCCACGACGCGTCCTCGGAGACCAGCCGGACCCGGCCGCGCAGCACCAGCACCGTGGCCTCGCCGGGGTTCTCGTGCTCGGACAGCGTGCTGCCGGAGCGCAAAGCGATCAGCGTCTGGCGCAGGACGCGCTCGTGGCCGCCGTAGACGCTCTGCGAGCTGCGGCCGGTCGAGGAGGACGCGGCGCGCTCCAGGTGCTGCCGGGAGAGCGCTTCGAGCGAAAGCTTCTGCATGATGGTTCCGCCGTTTACGTTTCAGGGCCTGTTCGGCCGGACGATCGGTCACGCTCCGGTCCGCCTACCCAGGGCCGGGCCGGTCATGCCGCCCCGGCCCGGGCGCGGGAGGGTCAGCGCGGGTCGGCGGGAATCACCGGGGGTCCGCGGACGCCTCCAGGCCATCGACGTCCACCGGGGGCAGGTCCTTGATCTGGTCCTTGGTCAGCCCCACGGACACGCCGTCGACGTCGATCCCGAGCACGTCCCGGATCGGGATGGCGACCCGCTTGCGGCCCCACAGGTGGCCCTCGTCGAGCAGGACGTGGGTCACCTCGCTGTCCGGCGGGACCACCACCAGGCCCTGCACCCGCCCGATCTCGCCGCCCTCGGCGTGCACACGCTCCCCGCGCCGCACACTGACCTGGCCGGCCGGGAGGTGCTCCACGATCGTGGCCGCGAGCTGCGGGTCCACGCCGGGGACGAAGCCGGTCAGCGCGGTCGGGGTCATCACCAGCCCGTACAGCGGCCAGGCCAGGACGCGGTCGCCGCGCGCGGGCCCGACGGCCTCGATGTCGGGCATGAAGTACGTCTGCACCGCCGGTTCGAACTCGTCGAACCGCGCCCGGGTGCAGTTCAGGTCGACGCCCTCCGGTCCGGGTATGGCGATGTGCACCGGGACCAGGCGGGCCTGCCCGCTGTCGTCGTCCGGCTGCACCACGAGGTGGGTGAGCCTGTCGGCCACCGGGTCGACGACCACGAACGCCACCTCACCGCATTCTTCCCCGGCGCACCGGACGCGGCTGCCTATCACGTATTCGAGGGTGTCCTGCATCTCGCAAATCCTCTCGATCGTCGGTAGGTAGCACGTATCTCCAGGACCGCAAGAGGCAAACAAGCCGCAGCGGAGGACCGGTCCCCCACTACGGCGTTGTGAATGTACTGACACGGTGAGTAGCCTTGCCATCGCTATCTTCCGCTCCGCAGGGGATGGACCGATGGATCCCGATATCCGGCTGCTCGGCGGGCTGACCGTGCACCACGGCGGCGTTCCGCTCCCCCTCGACGGCCAGCGACGGCTGTGCGTGCTGGCCGTCCTGGTGCTCAACCACGGCCGCACGGTCTCGCGCAGCGACCTGGCCGAATGGGCCTGGC
Proteins encoded:
- a CDS encoding aconitate hydratase; protein product: MAGMNLARKLIEAHLVDADADADGAMTPGSEIALRVDQTLTQDATGTLVMLELEALGLNRVRTEVSVQYVDHNLLQTDERNMADHLFLRSAAQRFGLWFSPPGGGVSHPVHMQRFGIPGKSLIGSDSHTCAAGSLGMLAIGVGGLEVALAMAGEPLYLTMPRIWGVRLTGELPDWVSAKDVVLEMLRRHGVKGGVHRIIEYHGPGVATLSAMDRHVIANMGAELGATGTVFPSDDRVLEFLRAEGREADYVELAADPDAQYDLTDEIDLSTVEPLIAKPSSPGSVVAVREVAGTEVHQVVVGSSANPGLRDFAMVAAILRDRRADRQVSLDVNPTSREILADLTKSGAILDLIHSGARLHQTGCLGCIGMGQAPAKGRNSLRTFPRNFPGRSGTDDDQVWLCSPETAAAAALTGRITDPRELGFAYPDVQLPESSSVDVVVLAHPLPPGLAAEVELVKAESIGRLPELDPLPDRLDVPVVLKAGDNVSTDEILQAGAAALPFRSDIERLAEFSFTRLDPTYPQRARETGDHAVIGGENYGQGSSREHAALAPRSLGLRVVIAKSFARIHASNLVNFGVLPLEFTDPADYDGIQPGDELQLDGLSRHLADGEFTVSNLSRNTTFGVRHRLSPRQIATILAGGRIAEHLGGRSKS
- a CDS encoding NADH-ubiquinone oxidoreductase-F iron-sulfur binding region domain-containing protein, encoding MTTTTTMTTMTTTVLPVRIRSYATNAARRLLASEPLNYEAHCAVYGGLSYLDGEQIILAAELAGLRGHGGAAFPTHRKLSAVREAARRGRRRAVVVANGSEGEPASAKDKTLMSLAPHLVLDGLALAAAAVGADRAFLTVEAGHGLGRYLTEVSRQRPAPTVPVTIVEVPQRFLSGQETALVSFLDGGAARPRFQIRPVYEHGVGGAPTLVQNVETLAHLALIARHGPGWYRAGAATSLFTVRHADGTPTVVEAMPSTPVRQLVNTDTDTVPHPGSSQAVLIGGYHGTWLPWADAASSSLETLGVPLGAGMLAVLPHDRCGLIETASILRYPALESAGQCGPCLNGLPRMASAFAELAHPTPRTDFRQIHTDLSRWAGLITGRGACRHPDGSARLAHSALTTFAREADAHARGRCTAPGRPPMLPVGK
- a CDS encoding amino acid permease, which codes for MDTQNATKGLFRTKSIEETLKDTDDSERSLKRALSAFDLTVYGIGVIIGTGIFVLTGTAAKDYAGPSVALSFAAAGLVCALAALCYAEFASTVPVAGSAYTFSYSSLGEFPAWLIGWDLILELALGAAVVAVGWSGYIQTLLGDIGIHIPSAIGGGTDQHWGLNIPAAVLVLAVTALLVAGVKESARVTAVIVTIKVAVVLMVIIAGLFFIKSSNYHPFIPPTSKTGGTASGGSAPLIQHLGFAPGSFGVMGIFSAAAVVFFAFIGFDVVATAAEEVKKPQRDLPRGILASLAVCTVLYVAVTLVVTGMQKYTMLSEKAPLADAFNATGAHWLSGFISAGAVLGLTSVTLLLLMGQSRVFFAMSRDGLLPQTFSKVHPRFKTPYRSTILLGGVVACFAAVIPLKALAELVNIGTLAAFILVSLGVIILRRTRPDLPRAFRTPAVPYVPIAAILACLWLMLNLPVDTWIRFGVWMVVGLFVYFGYSRRHAVRAVEVRETEAVK
- a CDS encoding cupin domain-containing protein, encoding MQKLSLEALSRQHLERAASSSTGRSSQSVYGGHERVLRQTLIALRSGSTLSEHENPGEATVLVLRGRVRLVSEDASWEGMAGDLLIVPEARHSVEAVEDAAFVLTVAKTL
- a CDS encoding ATP-binding protein; translation: MNNVRRLNEVARTGRITVPEAASVQLAVPADRHYIVLVRSAVAQLGACFGFTMGAIGDLRLAVDEACNLLVAGGPDPAVSGLECRAEVRGDLLRVTVSASAVAVAPPDPEGLGWNILAALVDTLAWEEDGDVVRVEIEKRRGTRGR
- a CDS encoding WhiB family transcriptional regulator — translated: MQQSPVASAPAPTPAPPSPKSDRERSWFARAACRQAAWRLFFEAEGEGAAPRARRIRAAKAVCAECPVRRECLLFALAKQERYGIWGGFTARERATIKRRRLARTSRRADRRGP
- a CDS encoding ferredoxin encodes the protein MTEAPRPPRAAVDWTTCRGYGGCADLLPEVITLDEWGYPIIGDRPIPPEAQRRARRAVNECPALALLLRN
- a CDS encoding CBS domain-containing protein, giving the protein MSTERIVDVMSLAPVTVKPTDSVAEVAAVMRERDIGAVLVDGGGDMTGVVTDRDLVVRVLADGGSPATMVSAVCTMHPLCLHPEDDVDAALETMREHAVLRVPVVDHGVAVGVISLGDLARLRDPESVLGRISTAAPNH
- a CDS encoding CBS domain-containing protein, whose translation is MATTISEIMTTPVQCVDGDQPLEEVARLMRDKGVGAVPVRGADGELTGMLTDRDIAVRGVAEGMDLSRVAASTLASKPPVCVRASDPVLAAQRAMADHRIRRVPVVDGPHLVGIVSQSDLARVLPPGISGLVEHAIVQDI
- a CDS encoding SigB/SigF/SigG family RNA polymerase sigma factor — encoded protein: MRAMVKDGVHDGRPDRLGAYAAALAALRRLGTLAHSDPQRPALREFVIGEYMSYARYVAGRFRRRGEASEDLEQVAYVGLVKAVDGYDVEYHTTFLTYATPVIAGEIKRHFRDTTWDVHVPRRMQELSAALRQAREHLAQTLGRDPTAAELAEHLDATTEEIVDAMEASAVYNTGSLDIPVGLSDGDGATLGELIGGDDPAYGMIVDRESLKPLLAELDERDKRILLLRYFRTMSQTEIGDEIGVSQMQVSRLLARILGQLREGLGLQTAAGAADSKRSAG